One window of the Peptacetobacter hiranonis genome contains the following:
- a CDS encoding dicarboxylate/amino acid:cation symporter codes for MAEESKKKKLGLVPKLIIGIIVGIIIGSYCPAPVIQVLVTISGLFSSFLSFVIPFIIIGFVTAGIADLATGAGKLLGITTAIAYGSTLVAGSIAFIVASALFPKFINAEVASQIGDPSAGQLSAIFSIPLEPMVDVTAAIVFAFMMGLGISYLRNHGKGEVLFKFFNDFQDIVTATLSTVIIPLLPLYIAGTFANIAYAGQVWNILGVFWKVFVTVIPLHLIYLLCQFSLAGAIGKKNPFTMLKNQIPGYLTAIGTQSSAATIPVNVGCAEKNGVSKQIREFVVPLCATIHLSGSMISITCFTTAVLMMNNMPHGINVLFPYIAMLGIAMVAAPGAPGGAIMSALPFLPMVGIPSEGGLASLMIALYLTQDSFGTACNVSGDNAIAVIVDRINDKLFKSKEA; via the coding sequence ATGGCAGAGGAAAGCAAAAAGAAAAAATTAGGTCTAGTCCCTAAACTAATTATAGGGATTATAGTAGGTATTATAATTGGATCTTATTGTCCAGCACCAGTAATACAGGTGTTAGTAACAATAAGTGGATTATTCTCATCATTCTTATCATTCGTAATACCATTTATAATAATAGGATTTGTAACAGCAGGTATAGCAGATTTAGCAACAGGAGCTGGAAAATTATTAGGAATAACTACAGCAATAGCATACGGCTCAACTTTAGTAGCTGGTTCAATAGCATTCATAGTAGCATCAGCATTATTCCCTAAATTCATAAATGCAGAAGTTGCAAGCCAGATAGGTGACCCAAGTGCAGGTCAGTTAAGTGCAATATTCTCAATACCACTAGAACCAATGGTAGACGTAACAGCAGCAATAGTATTCGCATTTATGATGGGGCTTGGTATATCATATCTTAGAAATCATGGAAAAGGTGAAGTGCTTTTCAAATTCTTCAATGATTTCCAGGATATAGTAACAGCAACACTATCAACAGTAATAATACCATTATTACCATTATACATAGCTGGTACATTTGCTAACATAGCATATGCAGGACAGGTTTGGAATATACTTGGAGTATTCTGGAAAGTATTCGTAACAGTAATACCTCTACACTTAATCTACTTACTATGCCAGTTCTCACTTGCTGGAGCTATAGGAAAGAAAAATCCTTTCACAATGTTAAAAAATCAGATACCTGGTTACTTAACAGCTATAGGAACTCAGTCTTCAGCAGCTACAATACCAGTAAATGTAGGATGTGCGGAAAAGAATGGAGTTTCTAAACAGATAAGAGAATTCGTCGTTCCTCTATGTGCAACAATACACTTATCAGGATCAATGATATCAATAACTTGCTTCACAACAGCAGTTTTAATGATGAATAATATGCCTCATGGAATAAATGTATTATTCCCATACATAGCAATGTTAGGTATAGCGATGGTAGCAGCACCAGGAGCACCAGGTGGAGCAATAATGTCAGCACTTCCATTCTTACCAATGGTTGGTATACCATCAGAAGGTGGATTAGCATCATTAATGATAGCTCTATACTTAACTCAGGATAGTTTCGGAACAGCATGTAACGTATCTGGAGATAACGCAATAGCAGTTATAGTAGACAGAATAAATGATAAATTATTCAAATCTAAAGAAGCTTAA
- a CDS encoding carbohydrate kinase family protein, with amino-acid sequence MKKLCAVGEALIDFVPMEKGQRLKDVVTFKRVAGGAPANVAGAFCKLGGNAKMITKLGNDAFGDYIEETLREVGIETDSVIRTDDADTSLAFVSLAADGNRDFMFYRRNCSDLSLDFSELDENVLDDCEILHFCSVSLKESPMKNTHVELIKKASEKGMIISFDPNLRFSLWENEADLKAAVKEFLPYADIIKISDEELEFITGEQKIEDALEDLFALDKCKIVVYTKGADGAEVYTKNAVAKHDGYKVDAVDTTGAGDSFIAALLYKIADFDGGLEELPEEFIYDAVKFANAYGALTTQKQGALASYANMEDTMKFMENN; translated from the coding sequence ATGAAAAAGTTGTGTGCAGTTGGAGAGGCACTTATAGATTTTGTGCCTATGGAAAAAGGACAGAGATTAAAAGATGTTGTTACGTTTAAAAGAGTTGCAGGTGGAGCTCCAGCAAATGTTGCAGGTGCATTTTGCAAACTTGGTGGAAATGCAAAGATGATAACTAAACTAGGTAACGACGCTTTTGGAGATTATATTGAAGAAACTCTTAGAGAAGTTGGGATAGAAACAGATTCTGTAATAAGAACTGACGATGCAGATACATCTCTTGCATTCGTTTCGCTTGCTGCAGATGGAAATAGAGATTTTATGTTCTACAGAAGAAATTGTTCTGACTTATCATTAGATTTTTCTGAGCTAGATGAAAATGTATTAGATGACTGTGAAATACTTCATTTCTGCAGTGTTTCATTAAAAGAAAGTCCTATGAAAAATACTCATGTAGAGCTTATTAAAAAGGCTTCTGAAAAGGGAATGATTATAAGCTTTGATCCAAATTTAAGATTTTCTCTTTGGGAAAATGAAGCTGATTTAAAAGCTGCTGTCAAAGAATTTTTACCTTATGCAGATATTATAAAAATTTCTGATGAGGAGTTAGAATTTATAACAGGAGAGCAAAAAATAGAAGATGCTTTAGAAGATTTATTTGCACTAGATAAATGCAAGATAGTGGTATATACAAAAGGTGCCGATGGGGCAGAGGTTTATACTAAAAATGCTGTGGCAAAACACGATGGATATAAGGTAGATGCTGTAGACACTACTGGAGCAGGAGATTCATTTATAGCTGCATTATTATACAAAATTGCCGATTTTGATGGAGGACTTGAAGAACTACCAGAAGAGTTTATTTACGATGCAGTAAAATTTGCAAATGCATATGGAGCATTAACTACTCAGAAACAGGGTGCTTTAGCATCTTATGCAAATATGGAAGATACTATGAAATTTATGGAAAATAATTAA
- the asnA gene encoding aspartate--ammonia ligase yields MGLKLPKDYKDKLDIMETQIAIKKLKDYFELRLSRELNLTRVSSPLFVLPETGMNDNLNGVEKAVNFNVPCLNKNAEIVQSLAKWKRMALKRYGFSAGSGLYTDMNAIRKDEELDNLHSLYVDQWDWELVVNKEDRNMETLKETVEKLYIVFKDTEVFVCSLYPHIPEILPEEITFYTSQELLDKYPELDAKGRENEAVKEHGAVFIMQIGKVLSNGEKHDGRSPDYDDWELNGDILFYNPILDEAIELSSMGIRVDEESLDRQLTLAGCDDRRELDYHRMLLNGELPYTVGGGIGQSRICMYYLRKAHIGEVQVGIWPKEQIDACEEAGIKLL; encoded by the coding sequence ATGGGATTAAAATTACCTAAAGATTATAAAGATAAATTAGATATAATGGAAACGCAGATAGCAATAAAAAAACTAAAAGACTACTTTGAGTTAAGATTAAGTAGAGAACTTAACCTAACCAGAGTATCGTCGCCTTTATTCGTTTTACCAGAAACGGGTATGAATGACAACTTAAATGGTGTAGAAAAGGCTGTTAATTTCAATGTGCCTTGTTTAAATAAAAATGCAGAGATAGTTCAGTCTCTTGCAAAATGGAAAAGAATGGCATTAAAGAGATATGGATTCTCGGCAGGTTCTGGATTATACACCGACATGAATGCTATAAGAAAAGACGAAGAACTTGATAATTTACACTCCTTATACGTAGACCAGTGGGACTGGGAATTAGTTGTGAACAAAGAAGACAGAAATATGGAAACGCTTAAAGAAACAGTAGAAAAGCTTTATATAGTATTCAAAGATACAGAAGTATTCGTATGTTCTCTTTATCCTCATATACCAGAAATACTTCCAGAAGAGATTACATTCTACACGTCTCAGGAGCTTTTAGACAAATATCCTGAGTTAGATGCAAAAGGAAGAGAAAATGAGGCAGTAAAAGAACATGGTGCTGTATTTATAATGCAGATCGGGAAAGTTCTTTCTAATGGTGAAAAACACGATGGAAGAAGTCCTGACTATGATGATTGGGAATTAAATGGAGATATTCTATTCTACAACCCTATCTTAGACGAGGCTATAGAATTATCATCTATGGGTATTAGGGTTGATGAAGAAAGTTTAGACAGACAGCTTACATTAGCTGGATGTGATGACAGAAGAGAGCTTGATTATCATAGAATGCTTTTAAACGGAGAATTACCATACACAGTAGGTGGAGGTATAGGTCAGTCTAGAATTTGTATGTACTATTTAAGAAAAGCACATATAGGTGAAGTGCAGGTTGGTATATGGCCTAAAGAGCAGATTGACGCATGTGAAGAAGCAGGGATAAAATTATTATAA
- a CDS encoding glycoside hydrolase family 32 protein, giving the protein MNIEEFREVWEENKELRELAANDKDRLNYHIMPTSGWVNDPNGLCQFKGIYHIYYQYSPFDVNGKLKLWGHITTEDFIKYQEHEPVLYPDFRYDQNGVYSGSAVVRNGKINYFYTGNVKYLDGDYDYIMTGREQNLIACSSEDGFNFSEKELIMTNTDFPSNLSLHVRDPKVYHKNGIDYMVIGARDDNSIGCILVLKGKDLKDWECHTVIYSDEKFGYMWECPDLFDLNGETVLVTCPQGVPEEGYIYKNVHQNGYFLVNGDLESKDVNLSEFRLLDYGFDFYAPQSFEDESGRRILVGWMGIPDADYTNRTTENGWQHALTMPRELILKNGIIYQRPVEEIKSLRGDNRTFTADEFKNLEVENLSFELCAEFEKCNEFKLNLRNDISLSFDKSKGLIELNMGESGCGRDVRYAYCDEVRNIDVYSDISAFEIFINDGEIVFTTRAYTDGIQKIGFEKLDGLAKVCMYDMKKIVFEIDEF; this is encoded by the coding sequence ATGAACATAGAAGAATTTAGAGAAGTTTGGGAAGAGAATAAAGAACTTAGAGAATTAGCTGCAAATGATAAAGATAGATTAAATTATCATATAATGCCGACTAGTGGCTGGGTAAATGATCCAAATGGTCTATGCCAATTTAAAGGGATTTACCATATTTATTACCAGTATTCTCCGTTTGATGTAAATGGAAAACTGAAACTATGGGGACATATAACTACAGAGGATTTCATAAAATATCAGGAACATGAACCTGTTTTATATCCCGATTTTAGATACGACCAAAACGGAGTGTATTCAGGAAGTGCAGTAGTTAGAAATGGGAAGATAAACTATTTCTATACAGGAAATGTTAAATATTTAGACGGTGATTACGATTACATAATGACTGGTAGAGAACAGAATTTAATAGCTTGTAGTAGCGAAGATGGGTTTAATTTTAGTGAAAAGGAATTAATAATGACTAACACAGATTTTCCATCTAATTTAAGCCTACATGTAAGAGATCCTAAAGTTTATCACAAAAATGGTATAGACTACATGGTAATAGGAGCTAGAGATGATAATAGTATAGGTTGTATATTAGTTTTAAAAGGGAAAGATTTAAAAGATTGGGAATGCCATACTGTAATATACAGCGATGAAAAATTTGGATATATGTGGGAGTGCCCTGATTTATTTGACTTAAATGGGGAAACTGTGCTTGTAACTTGTCCTCAGGGTGTTCCAGAAGAGGGATATATTTACAAAAATGTACATCAAAATGGATATTTCTTAGTGAATGGAGATTTAGAATCTAAAGACGTGAATTTATCTGAATTTAGATTATTAGACTATGGATTTGATTTCTACGCACCTCAGAGTTTTGAAGATGAATCAGGAAGAAGAATACTTGTAGGTTGGATGGGTATTCCAGATGCGGATTACACTAATAGAACTACTGAAAATGGATGGCAACACGCACTTACAATGCCTAGAGAATTAATATTAAAAAATGGTATAATATATCAAAGACCAGTTGAGGAAATTAAATCCTTAAGAGGAGATAATCGTACATTTACAGCTGATGAATTTAAAAATTTAGAAGTGGAAAATCTTTCTTTTGAATTATGTGCTGAGTTTGAAAAATGCAATGAGTTTAAATTAAATTTAAGAAATGATATAAGTTTATCTTTTGATAAATCTAAAGGTTTAATTGAATTAAATATGGGAGAAAGTGGATGTGGTAGAGATGTTAGATATGCTTACTGCGACGAGGTGAGAAATATCGACGTATACTCTGATATATCTGCATTTGAGATATTTATAAACGACGGAGAAATTGTGTTTACAACTAGAGCATATACTGACGGAATTCAAAAAATTGGATTTGAAAAATTAGATGGATTAGCAAAAGTTTGTATGTACGATATGAAAAAAATAGTATTTGAAATCGATGAATTTTAG
- a CDS encoding dicarboxylate/amino acid:cation symporter — MAEEKKKKKIGLVPKLIMGIIVGIIIGTYCPAPVIQVLVTISGLFSSFLSFVIPFIIIGFVTAGIADLATGAGKLLGITTGIAYGSTLVAGTIAFIVASTLFPKFINAEVASQIGDPSAGQLSAIFSIPLEPMIDVTAAIVFAFMMGLGISSLRNKGKGDVLYKFFNDFQDIVTATLSTVIIPLLPLYIAGTFANIAYAGQVWSILGVFWKVFVTVIPLHFIYLIGQFSFAGAIGKKNPFTMLKNQVPGYLTAIGTQSSAATIPVNVECAEKNGVSKQIREFVVPLCATIHLSGSMISITCFTTAVLMMNNMPHGFNVLFPYIAMLGIAMVAAPGAPGGAIMSALPFLPMVGIPSEGGLASLMIALYLTQDSFGTACNVSGDNAIAVIVDRINDKLFKNKKEA; from the coding sequence ATGGCAGAAGAAAAGAAAAAGAAAAAAATTGGCTTAGTTCCTAAGCTGATCATGGGTATTATAGTAGGTATCATAATCGGGACATACTGTCCAGCACCAGTAATACAGGTGTTAGTAACAATAAGTGGATTATTCTCATCATTCTTATCATTCGTAATACCATTTATAATAATCGGATTCGTAACAGCAGGTATAGCAGATTTAGCAACAGGAGCTGGAAAATTATTAGGAATAACTACAGGAATAGCTTATGGTTCAACTTTAGTAGCTGGAACAATAGCATTCATAGTAGCATCAACATTATTCCCTAAATTCATAAACGCAGAAGTAGCAAGTCAGATAGGTGACCCAAGTGCAGGTCAGTTAAGTGCAATATTCTCAATACCATTAGAACCAATGATAGATGTAACAGCAGCAATAGTATTCGCATTCATGATGGGTCTTGGAATATCTTCATTAAGAAACAAAGGTAAAGGCGATGTTCTTTATAAATTTTTCAATGATTTCCAGGATATAGTAACAGCAACATTATCAACAGTAATAATACCATTATTACCATTATACATAGCTGGTACATTTGCTAACATAGCATATGCAGGACAGGTTTGGAGTATACTTGGAGTATTCTGGAAAGTATTCGTAACAGTAATACCTCTACACTTCATATACTTAATAGGACAGTTCTCATTTGCTGGTGCAATAGGAAAGAAAAATCCTTTCACAATGTTAAAAAATCAGGTACCTGGTTATTTAACAGCAATAGGAACTCAGTCTTCAGCAGCTACAATACCAGTAAACGTAGAATGTGCAGAAAAGAACGGTGTTTCTAAGCAGATAAGAGAATTCGTTGTTCCTCTATGTGCAACAATACACTTATCAGGATCAATGATATCAATAACTTGCTTCACAACAGCAGTTTTAATGATGAATAATATGCCTCATGGATTCAATGTATTATTCCCATACATAGCAATGTTAGGTATAGCAATGGTAGCAGCACCAGGAGCACCAGGTGGAGCAATAATGTCAGCACTTCCATTCTTACCAATGGTTGGAATACCATCAGAAGGTGGATTAGCATCATTAATGATAGCTCTATACTTAACTCAGGATAGTTTCGGAACAGCATGTAACGTATCTGGAGATAATGCAATAGCAGTTATAGTAGATAGAATAAACGATAAATTATTCAAAAATAAAAAAGAAGCATAA